The following proteins come from a genomic window of Aspergillus oryzae RIB40 DNA, chromosome 4:
- a CDS encoding putative PHD transcription factor (Rum1) (DNA-binding protein jumonji/RBP2/SMCY, contains JmjC domain) has product MVAPASTGGNSTGGQPPASRQPTRSSSTHPSHSHNVPLSARRSTPLDLSTVERRGQPNAPREPSKRIRPHGLQEAPTFRPTEEEFKDPEKYIRKIAPEGKKYGICRIIPPEGWQPPFAIDTERFHFKTRRQELNSVEGGTRANLNYLDQLAKFHKQHGTNLNRFPSVDKRPLDLYKLKKAVEVRGGFDQVCKMKKWAEIGRDLGYSGKIMSSLSTSLKNSYQRWLQPYEEYLRVAKPGVQQQLELEHGGPYTPSPHQSPMAKKPMPLDNGTSHMLPKGTMSVPPSAPQSTPREVEATPDKPTPPIEPTPSRPIASGFTPVNASSGFTAVNRSPSFVAVNNNPTIKREIENGSLTPKSVAEHPSISTPVSNGHGHHTKRAISHESGSQTENGDDPNGRRSKRLRKDAPLPTIAGSHMSLLRPAPPRARKSDGRKTGDKCENCGKSEDISSILVCDSCEQGYHKYCLDPPLTTIPEYDWHCPKCLVGTGEFGFEEGGVYSLKQFQEKANNFKKSYFASKMPFDPVLNSHRRESEDDVEREFWRLVESLTETVEVEYGADIHSTTHGSGFPTIERNPLDPYSVDPWNLNVLPFHGDSLFRHIKSDISGMTVPWVYVGMCFSTFCWHNEDHYAYSANYQHFGATKTWYGIPGADAEAFEEAMRQAVPELFEGQPDLLFQLVTLMPPDQLRKAGVNVYALDQRAGQFVITFPQAYHAGFNHGFNFNEAVNFAPADWEPWGAMGVERLQDFRRHPCFSHDELLLTAAARDASITTAKWLSPALQRTCTRELSERASFFSRHREVAPHHCTLGSEDAMDIGGCQLKFVVEDEDLPEEDYQCQWCKAYAYLTQFRCHKTGKTVCLSHIDMNVCCGEPLKQKLLGPDHTLRYRFSDEALKALVQKVQDRARIPEAWGEKLDKTLEDEPRPQLKVLHNLLSEGEKIPYHLPGLQDLAAFVQRCDKWVEEATNYITRKQQNRRKNEKAWRRSSSKAAQLEERDREVRRVENIYALLAEADKLSFDCPQMASLEEKTREIEKFRQDVNVALMNPHIRSVQEVEDLVESARNFNVDIPEVEGLEHILRQMKWNEEARRKRDQYLTLKDCQELILAGEQLGLSDTNDHLVYFKDLCRHGEAWEAKAKELMSVEAVHYQQLEALSAQASRFPVSPETLSAVDAILTKQREAQKKIQSLYERSKDPEFRNRPKYKEVRELMESLEELNSRPTGAIDLEREQKRHEDWMRKGKKLFGKANAPLHILKSHMEYVEKRNSYCFDLEDRCRPPVEPSSRDNTPDGLLDNNNITPSMWGGGKSRKRDVFCICRHSEAGMMIECEVCHEWYHGKCLKIARGKVKEFDKYTCPICDWRQKIPRDAARPKLEDLLDWQAEVAGLPFQPDEEQTLDNIINQAVGFRDFLHGFTNAACTTTEEVPTLIFYLRKIEGAEVLLAYETNFFRQEIHKWAPVAPEPPPILEQSLSTRKPRPTKQQKIMAQLGVDRPEDLPPHLRTKHPSRKSIDLQSGKSSLLPESQTSGDGSNSDSNRGEPTLAPMTDAQNPPYPFSANYSLPASDSTPAFAPSSSAFLPHVAAHSPSFPARSPSPSHEGLDASLFSSPRFNRDPDDGPPGVDVDNENPFDSSPRQNLDDVFADLTNQDAEPEPEPGQEPELMENTHANEALEVLDASNGDRSETPQDEEPQDDKSSAEVNGAVEADRSTEDL; this is encoded by the exons ATGGTGGCTCCGGCCTCGACGGGAGGCAACTCGACTGGCGGACAGCCTCCGGCGAGCCGTCAACCCACCCGATCCTCTAGCACCCACCCGTCGCATTCTCACAATGTACCCTTAAGTGCTCGACGGTCTACACCTCTCGACTTGTCCACGGTTGAGCGACGTGGACAGCCCAATGCCCCTCGAGAGCCAAGTAAACGTATCCGACCTCACGGTTTACAAGAGGCACCTACGTTTCGGCCGACTGAGGAGGAATTCAAGGATCCGGAAAAATATATCCGTAAGATAGCGCCCGAAGGCAAGAAATATGGAATCTGTAGGATCATTCCACCAGAAGGCTGGCAACCGCCGTTTGCCATTGACACagag CGATTCCACTTCAAAACCCGCCGACAGGAGCTCAACTCGGTTGAAGGAG GAACCCGAGCAAATCTAAACTATCTCGATCAGCTGGCCAAATTCCACAAACAACATGGGACCAATCTCAACCGTTTTCCGAGCGTCGATAAACGCCCTCTGGATTTGTACAAGTTGAAAAAGGCTGTCGAGGTTAGGGGTGGTTTTGACCAAGTGtgcaagatgaagaaatgggCAGAGATTGGCCGCGATCTTGGCTACAGTGGCAAAATCATGTCTTCACTTTCAACATCGCTGAAGAATTCCTATCAGCGATGGCTCCAACCATACGAAGAGTACCTCCGCGTGGCTAAGCCCGGGGTGCAGCAACAATTGGAGCTAGAACATGGTGGCCCTTACACACCATCACCTCATCAGTCGCCTATGGCTAAAAAGCCCATGCCACTTGACAATGGCACGTCACACATGCTACCCAAGGGAACAATGAGTGTCCCGCCGTCAGCTCCGCAGAGCACTCCTAGGGAGGTTGAAGCAACCCCAGATAAACCAACACCTCCAATTGAGCCGACGCCTTCTCGGCCAATAGCTTCTGGGTTCACACCCGTGAATGCTAGTTCGGGATTTACTGCTGTCAACCGGTCGCCATCTTTTGTAGCAGTAAACAACAATCCGACCATAAAGCGTGAAATTGAGAATGGCTCTTTGACACCGAAAAGTGTCGCCGAGCATCCTTCAATCTCGACTCCTGTCTCTAATGGCCATGGCCATCACACAAAGCGCGCGATTAGCCACGAAAGTGGTTCTCAAACTGAAAATGGAGATGACCCGAACGGTCGGCGTAGTAAGCGTCTTCGCAAAG ATGCGCCTTTACCTACAATTGCCGGTTCACATATGAGTCTTCTTCGGCCCGCCCCGCCCCGGGCACGGAAGAGTGACGGCCGAAAGACGGGTGAT AAATGTGAGAATTGTGGCAAATCCGAAGACATCTCCTCGATCCTGGTGTGCGATAGTTGCGAGCAAGGATATCACAAGTACTGTCTTGACCCCCCTCTGACTACCATCCCCGAATACGATTGGCACTGCCCAAAATGCCTGGTAGGCACAGGGGAGTTTGGCTTCGAGGAAGGAGGAGTCTACTCGCTTAAACAGTttcaagaaaaggcaaataACTTCAAAAAGAGTTATTTCGCCTCAAAGATGCCCTTTGATCCTGTCCTCAACAGTCATAGACGGGAGTCTGAGGACGACGTGGAACGCGAGTTCTGGAGATTAGTGGAGAGCCTGACAGAGACCGTTGAAGTAGAGTATGGTGCTGACATACATTCGACTACTCACGGTAGTGGATTTCCTACTATTGAACGGAATCCTCTTGATCCTTATTCAGTTGACCCTTGGAACCTGAatgttcttcctttccacgGTGACTCATTATTCCGCCATATCAAGTCGGACATCTCTGGCATGACAGTCCCCTGGGTTTATGTCGGCATGTGTTTCTCAACATTCTGCTGGCATAATGAAGACCATTATGCGTACTCAGCCAACTATCAACACTTTGGTGCCACAAAAACTTGGTACGGCATTCCTGGGGCTGACGCAGAAGCGTTTGAGGAAGCGATGCGGCAGGCAGTCCCGGAGCTTTTCGAGGGTCAGCctgatcttctcttccaactAGTAACCTTAATGCCGCCAGATCAGCTCAGAAAGGCTGGTGTTAATGTGTATGCGCTTGATCAACGAGCTGGGCAATTCGTCATCACCTTCCCCCAAGCGTACCACGCAGGATTCAATCATGGCTTTAATTTTAATGAGGCTGTCAACTTTGCACCTGCAGACTGGGAACCTTGGGGTGCAATGGGTGTGGAGCGTCTACAGGATTTCCGGCGACATCCTTGTTTTTCGCATGACGAATTACTTTTAACAGCGGCAGCTCGTGATGCATCCATTACAACTGCTAAATGGTTGTCTCCGGCCCTTCAGCGGACCTGCACACGGGAACTTTCTGAGCGagcttcatttttctctcgACATCGGGAAGTTGCTCCGCACCATTGCACGCTTGGTTCTGAAGATGCCATGGACATTGGTGGTTGCCAGCTGAAGTTCGTagtcgaagatgaggacctACCTGAAGAAGATTACCAGTGCCAGTGGTGCAAAGCTTATGCTTATCTGACACAATTTCGCTGCCATAAAACCGGGAAAACCGTTTGTTTGTCACATATCGATATGAATGTTTGTTGTGGAGAGCCACTAAAACAAAAGCTACTTGGGCCAGATCACACATTACGGTACCGATTTAGTGATGAGGCTCTGAAGGCCTTGGTGCAAAAAGTTCAGGACCGTGCCAGGATCCCGGAAGCATGGGGTGAGAAGCTCGACAAGACATTGGAAGATGAGCCTAGGCCACAGTTGAAGGTCCTTCATAACCTATTGAGTGAAGGTGAGAAAATCCCATACCATTTGCCTGGTCTCCAAGATCTTGCGGCCTTCGTCCAGCGCTGCGATAAGtgggttgaagaagcaacCAACTATATTACCCGGAAGCAGCAAAACCGGAGGAAAAATGAGAAGGCTTGGCGAAGAAGCAGTTCTAAAGCCGCGCAGCTGGAAGAACGTGATCGTGAAGTTCGCAGAGTAGAAAATATCTACGCCCTTCTTGCAGAGGCTGATAAACTGTCGTTCGACTGTCCACAGATGGCTTCTCTGGAAGAGAAGACCCGCGAGATCGAGAAATTCCGCCAGGACGTTAACGTTGCCCTCATGAACCCCCACATTCGATCGGTCcaggaagttgaagatctggTGGAGTCCGCACGTAATTTCAACGTGGATATCCCCGAGGTTGAAGGACTGGAACATATTCTCCGGCAAATGAAATGGAACGAGGAAGCGCGTCGGAAGCGCGATCAATACCTGACACTCAAGGACTGTCAAGAACTAATTCTGGCTGGTGAGCAGCTGGGTTTGTCGGATACCAACGATCATCTGGTCTACTTTAAGGATCTATGCCGCCATGGTGAGGCCTGGGAAGCTAAAGCCAAAGAATTGATGTCTGTAGAAGCTGTTCACTACCAGCAACTAGAAGCCTTATCTGCCCAGGCTTCTCGTTTCCCTGTCTCCCCTGAGACGCTTTCTGCAGTAGATGCCATATTGACAAAACAGCGTGAAGCGCAGAAAAAAATCCAGTCTCTGTATGAGAGAAGCAAGGATCCGGAATTCAGGAACCGCCCCAAGTACAAGGAAGTCCGCGAACTCATGGAGTCCCTTGAGGAGCTGAACAGCCGGCCAACTGGAGCCATTGACCTGGAACGTGAGCAGAAGCGCCATGAGGATTGGATGAGAAAAGGCAAGAAATTATTCGGAAAGGCAAATGCCCCGCTACATATCTTGAAGTCGCATATGGAATATGTTGAAAAGAGGAACTCGTATTGTTTTGATTTGGAAGACCGCTGTCGACCCCCGGTCGAACCTTCATCGCGAGATAACACCCCCGATGGTTTGTTAgacaataataatatcaCACCTAGCATGTGGGGCGGTGGGAAATCACGGAAGCGAGACGTCTTCTGTATTTGCAGACACTCTGAAGCTGGAATGATGATCGAGTGCGAAGTCTGCCACGAGTG GTATCACGGCAAGTGCCTAAAGATTGCGAGGGGCAAAGTCAAAGAATTCGACAAGTATACCTGTCCTATCTGCGATTGGCGCCAAAAAATACCCCGAGATGCGGCTCGTCCAAAGCTAGAAGATCTTCTAGACTGGCAGGCCGAAGTCGCAGGCTTGCCTTTCCAACCTGATGAGGAACAAACCTtggacaacatcatcaatcaagCAGTTGGTTTCCGAGACTTCCTCCATGGCTTCACCAACGCCGCATGCACCACGACTGAGGAGGTTCCCACATTGATATTCTATCTCCGAAAGATAGAAGGCGCGGAGGTCTTGTTGGCGTACGAAACCAACTTCTTCCGACAAGAGATCCATAAATGGGCTCCGGTAGCACCAGAACCGCCTCCGATCCTGGAACAGTCTCTGTCGACTCGCAAGCCACGTCCAACAAAACAGCAAAAGATTATGGCACAGCTCGGCGTTGACCGCCCTGAGGATCTCCCTCCTCATTTGCGTACAAAACACCCCAGCCGTAAATCTATTGATTTACAATCGGGCAAGTCTTCCCTGCTTCCTGAATCACAGACTTCGGGCGATGGCTCAAATTCCGATTCAAATCGTGGTGAACCTACATTGGCCCCTATGACTGATGCCCAAAACCCGCCTTATCCTTTCTCTGCCAATTATTCGCTTCCTGCAAGCGATTCTACACCGGCATTTGCTCCTAGCTCTTCTGCTTTCCTGCCACATGTTGCCGCTCACTCCCCTTCATTCCCTGCACGCTCCCCATCTCCAAGTCATGAAGGACTTGATGCATCTCTCTTTAGCTCTCCACGGTTCAATAGGGACCCTGACGACGGACCACCAGGGGTCGATGTTGATAATGAAAACCCCTTTGACAGCAGTCCTCGGCAGAATCTTGACGATGTCTTTGCAGATTTGACAAATCAAGATGCAGAGCCCGAGCCGGAACCAGGGCAAGAGCCAGAGCTCATGGAGAACACACATGCTAATGAGGCTCTGGAAGTACTTGATGCGAGCAATGGGGATCGTTCTGAAACTCCGCAGGACGAGGAGCCACAGGACGATAAGTCCAGTGCGGAAGTCAATGGCGCAGTTGAGGCCGATCGCAGTACA